The Pseudomonas fluorescens genome includes a window with the following:
- a CDS encoding sulfite exporter TauE/SafE family protein produces MVYASFLLIALLYASVGQAGASGYIAVMALLEFAPESIKPTALVLNTLVSLLVTWRFMRSGRVDWKLLWPFALAAVPMALLGGALTLPVLWFDRLLGSLLLVAGIPFFLKKPNEESIKPPRVAVALLVGSVIGVLSGLTGVGGGVLITPLLIYCRWASVKTAAAISAPFILLNSLAALAGHWGSTSQLPENVWGLAMIALLGALIGSHLGTKFLPTNAVQKILGAILLMSGLKLLLG; encoded by the coding sequence ATGGTTTATGCATCCTTCCTTTTGATCGCATTGCTCTACGCCAGCGTCGGCCAGGCGGGGGCTTCAGGTTATATAGCAGTCATGGCGCTGCTTGAGTTTGCCCCGGAAAGTATTAAACCAACTGCATTAGTTCTGAACACATTGGTTTCTCTACTGGTTACTTGGCGCTTCATGCGCTCAGGCCGGGTGGATTGGAAATTACTGTGGCCCTTTGCTTTAGCAGCGGTGCCCATGGCACTGCTAGGCGGTGCTCTGACTCTGCCAGTGCTTTGGTTTGACCGGCTACTAGGTTCGCTCTTACTGGTCGCCGGAATCCCCTTCTTTTTGAAAAAACCTAATGAGGAAAGCATTAAGCCACCCAGAGTTGCGGTGGCCTTACTCGTTGGTAGCGTAATAGGGGTTCTATCTGGATTAACCGGAGTGGGAGGTGGCGTTCTGATTACGCCCCTGCTGATCTATTGCAGATGGGCTAGCGTGAAAACGGCAGCGGCAATTTCTGCTCCGTTCATTCTTCTCAACTCTTTAGCTGCTCTGGCAGGACATTGGGGCAGCACCAGTCAACTCCCCGAGAACGTCTGGGGGTTAGCGATGATTGCACTCTTGGGAGCGTTGATCGGTTCCCACCTCGGAACCAAGTTCCTACCGACAAATGCGGTGCAGAAGATACTTGGAGCGATTCTTCTGATGTCAGGACTCAAACTGCTGCTCGGGTAA
- the tnpC gene encoding IS66 family transposase: MTSHPNLDQLDPEELRALAAQLIQRVETMDKQITHHKSVNEKLAHEIALLKRFKFAKRSEQLSPDQASLLRDLIDTDIAAIEAELEALQPASVEAKVRLQPKRAPLPPQFPRTLIHHEPDNTHCQCGCALKRIGEDTSEKLDYTPGVFTVERHIRGKWVCEQCETLIQAPVPAHVIDKGIPTASLLAHIMVAKFADHLPLYRQEKIFGRAGLPIARSTLAQWVGNCGVQLQPLVDALREAVLTHGVVHADETPVQMLTPGAKKTHRAYVWAYATSQFSDLAAVVYDFSPSRAGEHARNFLGHWNGKLVCDDFAGYKAGFELGVTEIGCMAHARRKFFDLHATNKSQIAEKALHYIASLYEVEREARELEPSIRQLIRQEKASPIIDALYTWMIAQRQLVPEGPAIAKALDYSLKRWIALTRYLDDGAVPIDNNWCENQIRPWALGRSNWLFAVSLRSGKRAAAIMSLIQSARLNGHDPYAYLKDVLNRLPTQKAHEVTNLLPHRWQAL; the protein is encoded by the coding sequence ATGACTTCGCATCCCAATCTCGACCAATTAGATCCTGAAGAACTGCGTGCCTTGGCGGCGCAGTTGATCCAGCGCGTCGAGACCATGGACAAGCAAATCACCCATCACAAGTCGGTCAACGAGAAGCTGGCCCACGAGATTGCGCTGCTCAAACGCTTCAAGTTTGCCAAGCGCAGCGAGCAGTTGAGCCCGGATCAAGCCAGCCTGCTCAGAGACTTGATCGATACGGATATCGCCGCTATCGAAGCCGAACTTGAGGCGCTACAACCGGCATCTGTCGAAGCCAAAGTGCGCCTGCAACCCAAGCGCGCCCCGCTGCCACCGCAGTTTCCTCGCACTCTGATCCATCACGAACCGGACAACACCCACTGCCAGTGCGGCTGCGCCCTCAAGCGTATCGGCGAAGATACCAGCGAAAAGCTCGACTACACGCCCGGCGTGTTCACCGTCGAGCGCCACATCCGTGGCAAGTGGGTCTGCGAACAGTGCGAAACGCTGATACAGGCGCCGGTACCGGCGCACGTCATCGACAAAGGCATTCCGACAGCGAGCCTGCTGGCCCACATCATGGTAGCCAAGTTCGCCGACCATCTGCCCCTGTATCGCCAAGAGAAAATCTTCGGTCGCGCCGGGCTGCCCATCGCCCGTTCGACCTTGGCGCAGTGGGTGGGCAACTGCGGCGTACAATTACAGCCGCTGGTTGATGCGCTGCGCGAAGCCGTACTGACGCACGGCGTCGTCCACGCTGACGAAACGCCGGTACAAATGCTGACGCCTGGCGCGAAGAAAACTCATCGCGCTTACGTCTGGGCCTATGCCACCAGTCAGTTCTCGGATCTGGCTGCGGTCGTTTACGACTTCAGCCCGAGCCGTGCTGGCGAACATGCTCGAAACTTCCTCGGCCACTGGAACGGCAAGCTGGTCTGCGATGACTTTGCTGGCTATAAGGCAGGCTTTGAACTAGGCGTCACGGAGATCGGCTGCATGGCCCATGCACGCCGAAAGTTCTTCGACTTGCACGCGACTAATAAGAGCCAGATTGCCGAAAAAGCGCTGCACTACATCGCGTCCTTGTACGAAGTTGAACGAGAGGCGCGCGAGCTGGAGCCGAGTATCCGGCAGCTCATACGGCAGGAAAAAGCATCGCCGATCATCGATGCACTTTATACCTGGATGATCGCTCAGAGGCAGCTTGTGCCTGAGGGGCCAGCCATCGCGAAAGCCTTGGATTACAGCCTTAAACGGTGGATAGCGCTGACGCGCTATCTAGATGATGGTGCTGTGCCCATCGACAATAACTGGTGCGAGAATCAAATCCGACCGTGGGCTCTTGGACGCTCGAACTGGCTGTTCGCGGTTTCGTTACGTAGCGGAAAACGGGCAGCGGCGATCATGAGTTTAATCCAATCGGCACGACTCAACGGGCATGATCCCTATGCTTACCTTAAAGACGTGTTGAATCGTCTGCCGACCCAAAAAGCACATGAGGTGACAAATTTGCTACCGCATCGATGGCAAGCTCTGTAA
- a CDS encoding Hachiman antiphage defense system protein HamA, whose amino-acid sequence MVQFNDWCDWADTPVGNHYVRVMRGRATDAQTAIALSAAAIPSHYAAEDRIAHALARLGKTGAAHLINGLLPQTPQIRSGDLGEIYATEWINAHSGYRAPIKRLRWKDHRNMAMRGDDVIGMLLDPATLRLKFLKTEAKSRIDLRAQTLNEARAGLDKDEGRPSAHALSFISARLLDLDNIPLVDAIDDALVRHGIPLENVQHLLFTFSGNAPGALLSQSLQAYPGTINQWAVGLQVDGHAAFVGAIYDRVIADGN is encoded by the coding sequence ATGGTTCAATTCAACGATTGGTGCGATTGGGCCGACACCCCTGTTGGTAATCATTATGTGCGAGTCATGAGGGGGCGAGCCACAGATGCCCAAACCGCTATCGCGCTCTCCGCAGCAGCAATTCCCTCCCACTACGCGGCTGAGGATCGCATCGCTCATGCTCTAGCGCGATTGGGTAAAACAGGCGCCGCACATTTGATTAATGGACTGTTGCCGCAAACGCCTCAGATTCGTTCGGGTGACCTGGGTGAAATCTACGCCACCGAATGGATCAATGCTCATAGTGGGTATCGGGCGCCGATCAAACGGCTGCGCTGGAAAGATCACCGTAATATGGCAATGCGCGGAGACGATGTGATCGGCATGCTTCTCGACCCAGCCACCCTGCGCCTCAAGTTCCTGAAAACGGAAGCTAAAAGCCGAATTGACCTGCGAGCCCAAACACTCAACGAAGCGCGCGCGGGCCTAGACAAAGATGAGGGAAGGCCATCTGCACATGCACTATCTTTCATTTCAGCGCGGTTACTTGACCTCGACAATATCCCTCTAGTGGATGCCATTGATGACGCATTGGTGCGCCACGGCATCCCTCTCGAGAACGTGCAGCATCTGCTTTTCACCTTCTCCGGCAACGCGCCTGGAGCGCTGCTTAGCCAATCACTCCAGGCCTATCCTGGCACCATAAACCAATGGGCCGTAGGGCTCCAGGTGGATGGACATGCGGCCTTCGTAGGCGCCATTTATGACCGTGTGATCGCCGATGGCAACTAG
- the tnpA gene encoding IS66-like element accessory protein TnpA, giving the protein MPQERRSYSKSFKAQVIAECAQPDTSIANVALIHNLNANLVHKWIRVHGQKNLALQTAFIPVKAAPSIATHQALPATIRIEVPHSKGVVVVSWPTENAASCSAFLRDLLQ; this is encoded by the coding sequence ATGCCACAAGAACGTCGTTCCTATTCCAAGTCCTTCAAGGCCCAAGTCATTGCCGAATGTGCGCAGCCTGACACCTCGATTGCCAATGTCGCCTTGATCCACAACCTCAATGCCAACCTCGTCCATAAATGGATTCGGGTGCATGGGCAGAAAAACCTGGCACTGCAAACTGCCTTTATTCCGGTTAAGGCAGCGCCGTCGATAGCGACGCATCAAGCTCTTCCCGCTACGATCCGAATCGAAGTACCTCATTCAAAAGGCGTAGTTGTGGTGAGTTGGCCGACAGAAAATGCAGCGTCGTGTTCCGCTTTCCTGCGAGACCTGCTGCAATGA
- a CDS encoding DEAD/DEAH box helicase, translating into MATSRDAIIAAIEAASAPGFRGRLIAQGQARAIIWRDGILPAGAPAFGTQLSFELHSYAYGLLGLGLRLLEMDGDPIQARLAFVQAATALEAVMAKGDRRESDRDFHFVMAAASYHLAHLSARAYSLLAIVANEANFSPLEQALALLMRRDINGLQTLIYGYRLSGRGSDARITALIQERMAQGAPEIDRDGHDYLFEGLDLALTDNFFGALATYMLALDRSEQELVDRAVARLRENLAVCAEFNLLPQWWAHRIAIHLLSDLWSNTFHKKLPLISAGGAAPGWAELRKLFIASLSRRPKAEIDLWPSQIEAAARAIDQTDNLVVSLPTSAGKTRIAELCILRCLAAGKRVVFITPLRALSAQTEATLQRTFGPLGKTISALYGSVGVSNLDEDAIRGRNIVVATPEKIDFALRNDPALLNDVGLLVFDEGHMIGPGEREVRYEVQIQRLLRRPDAEQRRIVCLSAILPDGQQLEDFSAWLRRDQPGSAIKGDWRPTRLRFGEVVWSSPAARLNLRVGDERPFVPRYMTGSVPQFFVPPKRPRTRLFPDDQQELSLATAWRLVEDGQTVLIYCPERRSVEPFAKIIVDLHERGALRSLLTVDPAVLQTAIALGTEWLGVDSDILKCLRLGVALHHGALPTAYRKEVEHLLRRGSLRVTISSPTLAQGLNLSATAIVMHSLYRHGEKIKVSEFKNIIGRAGRAYIDVEGLVLFPIFEDRRNQKHNEWVELIENKGARDMESGLVMLLSSLLLRMHKRIGGDLNQLMEYVVNNAVAWTFPVVVGEQLAKEDRARKDWERNIATFDTAILGLIGDSDVPDEGIEAALDAILQSSLWQRRLMRLDEPARAIMKSALLARSRYIWARSTAATRRGYYLAGLGLEAGQSLDAVAVEANALLIEANGALLIGDSETAIRAIAGIAERVFTFYPFAPDPFPANWREILRSWLLGESLSALIAGQEGNALQFIEGGLVYRLPWAMEALRVRAAANGDVVGDFGLALDDYELGLVMPAVETGTMNRSASILMQAGFNSRLAAIKAVNDTGATFTTAYELRVWLQSPHVVASSGQHDWPTPETRALWLSFTEESVPAHSRTWAERYYTANVVWHAAPPPPNSVLSLHIWEGQPHVLSAEGLTLGVLSHLLNPARGGVLRATVIPQSGQLALSYLGPDDLWLV; encoded by the coding sequence ATGGCAACTAGTCGCGATGCGATCATCGCCGCGATCGAGGCCGCGTCAGCACCCGGCTTTCGAGGCAGATTGATCGCGCAGGGGCAGGCAAGGGCAATCATTTGGCGGGACGGCATTCTTCCTGCGGGCGCTCCCGCGTTTGGCACGCAGCTTAGCTTCGAACTGCACAGTTACGCGTATGGCTTGCTCGGTCTAGGTCTGCGCCTACTCGAGATGGATGGCGATCCAATCCAAGCTCGCTTGGCGTTCGTACAAGCAGCAACTGCACTTGAAGCAGTGATGGCAAAAGGTGATCGTAGGGAGAGTGATCGAGACTTTCATTTCGTTATGGCGGCCGCGAGTTATCATCTTGCTCATCTCTCGGCGCGCGCTTACTCACTCCTCGCGATAGTCGCCAATGAGGCAAACTTCTCTCCGCTTGAACAAGCGCTAGCTCTTCTAATGCGTCGCGACATAAACGGCCTTCAGACGCTTATTTATGGCTATCGCCTTAGTGGTCGAGGATCTGATGCTAGGATCACGGCCCTGATACAAGAGCGAATGGCGCAAGGCGCCCCCGAAATCGACCGCGATGGCCATGACTACTTGTTTGAGGGTTTAGACCTAGCCCTCACCGACAACTTCTTCGGCGCACTCGCTACCTACATGTTGGCTCTCGATAGGAGTGAGCAGGAGCTTGTAGACCGCGCAGTTGCACGCCTGAGAGAGAATCTAGCTGTCTGCGCTGAATTCAACCTCCTTCCTCAGTGGTGGGCTCATCGCATAGCAATCCATCTGCTGTCCGACCTCTGGTCAAACACCTTTCATAAGAAGCTTCCCCTGATATCGGCGGGGGGCGCAGCACCAGGGTGGGCGGAGTTACGTAAACTTTTTATCGCCTCGCTGAGTCGCCGTCCTAAAGCTGAGATCGATCTCTGGCCATCACAGATTGAGGCTGCCGCCCGTGCTATCGATCAAACGGACAATCTTGTCGTTTCCCTTCCTACAAGCGCCGGGAAAACACGCATCGCTGAACTGTGCATCCTCCGCTGCTTGGCTGCTGGAAAGCGCGTAGTCTTCATCACCCCCCTTCGTGCCCTTTCAGCCCAAACTGAGGCCACGCTGCAGCGAACCTTCGGCCCATTAGGCAAAACAATCTCCGCGCTCTATGGCAGCGTTGGCGTATCGAATCTCGATGAGGATGCAATCCGGGGGCGCAACATCGTTGTCGCCACTCCGGAAAAGATCGATTTTGCGCTACGCAATGATCCCGCCCTGCTAAACGATGTCGGCCTGCTCGTTTTCGACGAAGGACATATGATCGGCCCGGGCGAACGTGAGGTTCGCTATGAAGTGCAGATTCAACGCCTGCTCCGGCGTCCGGACGCAGAGCAACGCAGGATCGTTTGCCTCTCAGCAATCCTACCCGACGGTCAACAATTGGAGGATTTCTCAGCATGGCTTCGACGCGATCAACCGGGCAGCGCGATCAAGGGTGACTGGCGTCCAACCCGATTGCGTTTCGGTGAGGTTGTTTGGAGTAGCCCGGCAGCACGTCTTAATCTACGTGTAGGTGATGAACGTCCATTCGTACCCCGCTACATGACAGGTAGCGTCCCTCAGTTTTTCGTGCCGCCAAAGAGGCCGCGCACGCGTCTGTTTCCCGATGACCAGCAAGAGCTGAGCCTCGCTACGGCTTGGCGCCTTGTTGAGGATGGTCAGACAGTCTTGATCTACTGTCCTGAGCGACGCAGTGTCGAGCCATTTGCGAAGATCATCGTCGATCTTCACGAGCGTGGTGCGTTGCGATCATTACTCACAGTCGATCCGGCTGTGCTGCAGACTGCGATTGCCCTTGGTACAGAATGGCTGGGTGTAGATAGCGACATCCTCAAATGCCTGCGACTCGGCGTTGCGCTGCATCACGGAGCATTGCCCACGGCTTACCGTAAGGAAGTGGAGCACCTGCTTCGTAGAGGCAGCCTGCGCGTTACGATCTCATCGCCAACGCTAGCGCAGGGATTGAACCTTTCTGCCACAGCGATCGTGATGCACTCACTGTATAGACACGGTGAGAAGATCAAGGTATCGGAATTTAAGAACATTATCGGTCGTGCCGGTCGCGCCTATATCGATGTAGAGGGTCTCGTCCTCTTTCCGATATTCGAAGATCGGCGAAACCAGAAACACAATGAATGGGTCGAGCTGATCGAGAACAAAGGCGCACGCGATATGGAGAGCGGATTAGTCATGCTTCTCAGCTCGCTGCTGTTGCGTATGCACAAACGGATAGGAGGCGACCTTAACCAGCTTATGGAGTATGTCGTGAACAACGCCGTTGCCTGGACTTTTCCGGTAGTAGTTGGTGAGCAACTGGCAAAGGAGGATCGTGCTCGAAAGGATTGGGAGCGGAATATTGCGACGTTCGACACTGCGATACTCGGTCTGATCGGCGATTCCGATGTGCCGGATGAAGGGATCGAAGCCGCACTCGACGCGATCCTACAATCTTCGCTCTGGCAAAGACGTCTCATGCGATTAGACGAGCCGGCGCGCGCCATAATGAAGTCGGCGCTTTTGGCCCGAAGCCGCTATATCTGGGCTCGCTCTACTGCTGCTACTCGCCGAGGCTACTACCTAGCAGGTCTTGGTTTGGAGGCTGGCCAATCGCTAGACGCCGTTGCAGTAGAAGCTAACGCATTACTGATCGAGGCTAATGGAGCCTTGCTTATCGGAGATAGCGAGACAGCCATACGAGCCATTGCAGGAATCGCAGAGCGGGTATTCACGTTCTATCCATTCGCGCCCGATCCCTTCCCTGCCAACTGGCGAGAAATCCTGCGCTCTTGGCTTCTAGGTGAATCATTGAGCGCTCTGATTGCTGGCCAGGAAGGGAACGCCCTGCAATTCATCGAAGGGGGACTCGTCTACCGCCTGCCTTGGGCGATGGAAGCGTTGCGTGTCCGCGCTGCCGCGAATGGAGACGTGGTTGGAGATTTCGGCCTTGCTTTGGACGACTATGAGCTTGGCCTCGTTATGCCAGCAGTCGAGACTGGCACAATGAATAGGTCGGCCTCGATACTTATGCAAGCCGGATTTAATTCGCGGTTAGCTGCCATCAAAGCGGTTAACGATACAGGGGCTACGTTTACAACGGCATATGAACTACGGGTGTGGCTCCAGTCTCCCCACGTCGTCGCTTCGTCAGGCCAACACGATTGGCCGACACCTGAAACGAGAGCACTGTGGCTCAGCTTTACCGAAGAATCCGTCCCCGCTCACAGTCGAACTTGGGCGGAACGTTACTATACGGCCAACGTAGTTTGGCACGCTGCCCCCCCACCGCCTAATTCGGTATTATCTCTTCATATCTGGGAAGGCCAGCCGCACGTTCTTTCCGCCGAGGGATTAACCTTGGGTGTTCTTTCTCACCTGCTAAACCCAGCTCGCGGTGGTGTTTTACGGGCGACTGTAATACCACAGAGCGGACAACTAGCCCTCAGCTATCTGGGCCCAGATGACCTCTGGCTCGTCTGA
- a CDS encoding abortive infection family protein: protein MIGNIFNVFSRRKENQAVVRKPLTAGFRHRTLMLLRDANGGSLYEILEFLHGKLAYLVGRVPLTQSKASSIMEDAMEFLRTCSDAHFLDAVEYVVHSEAHRCLGGQQEKVVDRLNEFLSVDDLPYFITKQIWEPWQSDDFRGQSIRLLEESKVIPKDSQVIHETAIEPALQLLRQPAFRHANTEFIAALEDYRHQKFGDCVTKCNSSYESVMKVICGQKGFGYTQGDTTSKLLRTIMGQTQMDSFWESPLLIVGTLRNKLGSAHGAGEKAKVVPEHVAKYALNVTASAMVFLHDQAYK from the coding sequence GTGATAGGCAACATTTTCAACGTCTTTTCTCGAAGGAAGGAAAACCAGGCGGTGGTTAGAAAACCACTGACAGCCGGATTCAGGCATCGCACGCTCATGTTGCTACGCGATGCAAATGGCGGAAGTCTGTATGAAATCCTTGAGTTTCTTCATGGAAAACTGGCCTATTTGGTTGGTCGAGTTCCGCTGACTCAGTCCAAGGCATCCTCTATTATGGAGGATGCCATGGAGTTCCTCCGTACGTGTAGTGACGCCCACTTTCTCGATGCTGTGGAATACGTTGTTCATTCAGAAGCACACCGTTGCTTGGGCGGACAGCAAGAGAAGGTAGTGGATAGGCTGAACGAGTTTTTGAGTGTCGACGACCTACCTTATTTCATCACCAAGCAGATTTGGGAGCCTTGGCAGAGTGACGACTTTCGCGGCCAATCCATCCGGTTGCTCGAAGAGTCCAAGGTAATTCCGAAAGACAGTCAAGTGATCCATGAAACGGCGATCGAGCCGGCTCTTCAGTTGCTTCGGCAACCCGCCTTCCGCCATGCTAATACCGAATTCATAGCTGCACTGGAGGACTACAGACACCAGAAATTTGGAGACTGTGTCACCAAGTGTAATTCCAGCTACGAAAGCGTGATGAAGGTGATCTGCGGCCAGAAGGGCTTCGGGTATACCCAGGGAGACACCACCTCGAAGCTCTTGAGAACGATCATGGGGCAGACTCAAATGGACAGCTTCTGGGAGTCGCCACTCTTAATTGTGGGCACACTTCGCAACAAACTTGGCTCCGCCCACGGAGCAGGAGAGAAGGCGAAGGTGGTTCCCGAGCATGTAGCAAAGTACGCGCTCAACGTGACAGCTTCGGCCATGGTGTTCTTGCATGATCAGGCTTATAAGTAA
- the tnpB gene encoding IS66 family insertion sequence element accessory protein TnpB (TnpB, as the term is used for proteins encoded by IS66 family insertion elements, is considered an accessory protein, since TnpC, encoded by a neighboring gene, is a DDE family transposase.) — MIRVDSIWLATEPMDMRAGTETALARVVAVFGAAKPHCAYLFANRRANRMKVLVHDGVGIWLAARRLNQGRFFWPGVRHGSEVELDAEQLQALVLGLPWQRVGAGGIISML; from the coding sequence ATGATCCGCGTCGATTCCATCTGGCTAGCCACCGAGCCCATGGACATGCGCGCTGGCACTGAAACCGCGCTGGCGCGAGTTGTCGCGGTGTTCGGTGCGGCGAAGCCGCACTGTGCTTATCTGTTCGCCAACCGCCGCGCCAATCGCATGAAAGTGCTGGTGCATGACGGCGTGGGGATTTGGCTGGCCGCCCGGCGTTTGAATCAAGGACGCTTCTTCTGGCCGGGTGTGCGACACGGCTCCGAAGTTGAGTTGGATGCCGAGCAACTTCAGGCCCTGGTGCTCGGCTTACCTTGGCAGCGCGTCGGTGCAGGCGGAATCATCTCGATGCTTTAA